One Triplophysa rosa linkage group LG21, Trosa_1v2, whole genome shotgun sequence DNA segment encodes these proteins:
- the LOC130545594 gene encoding ERBB receptor feedback inhibitor 1 — protein sequence MASAQPHWDQHHDTMDRLCFESMDHSLRMYQQGSTAVGFERRMSGSCSPPCLSPKTSNPTQLLFSSQCHPPAGDQVVPSLQKLSVYEHIPPCSPRRNTKPLPPLPDMDDLSTDEADDSEVEFFSSTSENQCLVPTRYSKTSSFQYGFLGRRSFRGSGQVNFAYYEGIQEHQKLEQIVTEDRDRPHERPPCRLHRSHSGPARSFKAANFRHHTPHNHPHEKPEVPPRIPIRPRPGERKGGGQPSADDDDVDKPPEVPPREPIPQVIPRAISPKSLPIYVNGVMPPTQSFAPYPEYVSKAQQKPSCEGLTAPRTPCILPIIEDGKKVSNTHYFLLPHRPGYLDKFERFFKESDSAHNGYKPKWNS from the exons ATGGCCTCTGCCCAACCACACTGGGATCAACACCATGACACCATGGACAG ACTGTGTTTTGAGTCCATGGATCACAGCTTGAGAATGTATCAGCAAGGCTCTACAGCCGTTGGCTTCGAAA GAAGGATGTCTGGCTCGTGCTCTCCTCCGTGTTTGTCTCCCAAGACATCAAATCCTACACAGCTCTTGTTTTCCTCCCAGTGCCACCCACCTGCGGGAGACCAGGTTGTTCCATCATTACAGAAACTTTCTGTATATGAGCACATACCCCCTTGTTCACCCAGGAGAAACACCAAGCCCCTCCCTCCTCTCCCAGACATGGACGACCTGTCCACTGATGAAGCAGACGACAGCGAGGTAGAGTTTTTCTCCAGCACCTCTGAAAACCAGTGTCTGGTGCCCACGCGCTACTCTAAAACCTCATCCTTCCAGTACGGCTTCCTGGGCAGGCGAAGTTTCCGGGGAAGCGGTCAGGTTAACTTTGCTTATTATGAAGGGATACAAGAACATCAGAAATTGGAGCAGATAGTAACGGAAGACCGAGACAGACCGCATGAAAGACCTCCATGCAGGCTACACCGCTCCCATTCTGGACCTGCTAGATCCTTTAAGGCTGCCAACTTCAGGCACCACACGCCCCACAACCACCCACATGAGAAACCCGAAGTCCCGCCTCGCATTCCGATCCGTCCTCGCCCTGGGGAGCGCAAGGGTGGCGGACAACCATCAGCTGATGACGATGATGTAGACAAACCCCCTGAAGTTCCACCCAGGGAGCCCATCCCTCAAGTCATACCACGTGCCATCAGTCCAAAAAGTCTCCCCATATATGTCAATGGTGTAATGCCTCCGACTCAGAGCTTCGCTCCCTATCCCGAGTACGTCAGCAAGGCTCAACAAAAGCCGAGCTGTGAGGGTCTGACAGCTCCCCGTACCCCCTGTATACTGCCTATCATTGAGGATGGGAAAAAAGTTAGCAATACCCATTACTTCCTCCTTCCCCATCGGCCCGGATACTTGGACAAGTTTGAAAGGTTTTTCAAAGAGTCCGACTCTGCTCATAATGGATACAAGCCAAAGTGGAACAGTTAG